Part of the Dermatophilus congolensis genome is shown below.
TGAGTTTTATCTAAAGTCTCCAGCACAGATGAGGCACTTGTGGCGTGAGTTGCCAGAAGCTTGCGATAACACTTTGGCTATTGCGGAAAGGTGCGAGGTTTCTTTCACTGAGGGGGAGGGGCGTTTTATGCCTAAGTATCCCTGTCCTCCAGGTGAAGACGAGACTAGTTGGTTTATTAAAGAGGTGGAAACGGGGCTACGTGAGCGCTTCCCAGACGGTGTCCCTGAGTATGCGCGCAAGCAAGCAGAATATGAAGAGGAAGTCATTATTGGAAAAGGTTACGCTGGATATTTTCTTGTCGTAGCTGACTATATTAAGTGGGCAAAGAATAACGGGATTCGCGTAGGGCCTGGGCGCGGTTCTGGTGCAGGATCTATGTGCGCATATGCAATGAAAATCACGGATCTGGACCCGTATGAGCATGGGCTTATTTTCGAGCGTTTTTTGAATCCTGAGCGCAAGTCGATGCCTGACTTCGATGTTGACTTCGATGATCGTCGTCGCCCTGAGGTTATTAAGTATGTAACCGAGAAGTATGGGACAGAACGAGTGGCAATGATCGTGACGTATGGCACGATCAAAGCCAAGCAAGCGGTTAAAGATGCTGGTCGCGTTATGGGATTTCCCTTTGCATTAGGGGAAAAGCTTACGAAGGCTATGCCGCCTGACATTATGGGAAAGGGCGTACCTCTGTCTGGGTTATATGATCCCGAACATAAGAGGTACGCAGAAGGTCAAGATTTCCGTGAGGTAGTAGAAGCAGACCCTAATGCGCAAGAAGTTGTAGAGACAGCTAGGGGAATTGAGGGGCTTAAGCGTCAATGGGGAGTGCACGCCGCTGGCGTCATTATGTCCTCTGAACCCCTTATCGACGTGATCCCGATTATGAAGCGGGAGCAGGACGGTCAAATCATTACCCAGTTTGATTACCCGACGTGCGAAACGTTGGGGCTGGTGAAGATGGACTTCCTCGGGCTGCGCAATCTTACGATTCTTGATGATGCACTTGAGAATGTGAAAATGAACCGCGGCGAAGAAGTTGATTTGGATGCTTTGCGGCGTGACCCAACGGATAAGGCTACTTATGATTTGTTGACTCGTGGCGATACGCTGGGAGTTTTTCAGTTTGACTCCACTGGTTATCGGTCTTTGTTGCGTCTAATGCGTCCGGACAACTTTGAAGATATTTCAGCTTTGGGTGCTCTTTATCGTCCTGGTCCCATGGGTGCAAACGCGCATACTAACTATGCCCTACGTAAAAATAAACAGCAGGAAGTTGAGTATCCTCACCCAGAGCTTGCTGAGGCTTTAGAGCCGATCCTTGGTGATACGTATGGCTTGATCATATATCAGGAGCAGGTTATGGCAATTGCTCAGCGTCTTGCCGGATACACGCTCGGTAGCGCTGATCTGCTTCGTCGGGCTATGGGTAAAAAGAAAAAAGAAGTCCTTGATGCGGAGTTCCCTGCTTTTGAGAAGGGGATGCTGGATTCGGGGTTTTCAAAAAAATCTATTCAGACTTTGTGGGATGTTCTAGTTCCTTTCTCGAACTATGCATTCAATAAGGCGCACTCTGCAGCCTACGGCGTAGTGTCTTATTGGACCGCTTATTTAAAAGCTCACTATCCTGCCGAGTATATGGCGGCTTTGTTGACGAGTGTTCGTGAAAATAAAGACAAGTCGGCTCTTTATTTGAATGAATGTCGACACATGGGAATTAAAGTTCTCCCTCCAGATGTGAATGCTTCTGTTGAGAAATTTGCTGCCGTCGGCGAAGATATCAGGTTCGGGTTATCTGCGATTCGCAACGTTGGTGGGCCTGTGGTGGAGGGGATCATTAACTCCAGGGAAGAGAAAGGGGAGTTCACATCTTTTAGTGACTTCTTAGGTAAAGTACCCTCAGTTGTTTGCAATAAGCGTACGGTTGAGTCGCTGATTAAATCTGGTGCTTTTGATTCGATGGGGAATGCTCGCTCTGGCCTTGTGTCTGTCCATGAGCAGTATGTAGATGCGCTAGTTGATGTCAAGCGTAAGGAAGCAGTGGGGCAGGATTCCTTGTTCGGTGCCTTCGGAGACGAGGCCGACGAGTCAGTGGGGATGATGAGTGCCCTGCCTGCTATCCCTGACAAAGAGTGGGATAAAAAAACACTTTTGTCTTTCGAGCGGGAAATGCTCGGTCTGTATGTTTCAGATCATCCGCTATATGGGCTTGAGCATATTCTTGCAAAACATGCCGATACGTCGATTGCTTCTCTTTTGGTTGAAGAAGGCGGGAGGGGCGATGGGGCAACGGTCACGATTGCCGGTCTTATTACGAACCTTTCGCTTAAGCGTACAAAAAATGGCGATTTGTGGGCAATTGTTCAATTAGAAGACCTCGATGGAGGGATCGATTGCCTTTTCTTCCCGAAGACTTATCAAACAGTGTCGACTATGTTGGCGACTGATGTTGTTTGTGCTGTTCGTGGTCGAGTAAATCGACGTGATGATCAAGTTTCGATTTATGCACAGGATCTGATTATTCCGGATTTGACGGATGGTGGTGCTCGCGGTCCGGTGATGGTTTCGATTCCCCTTGCGCGTGCAACTGTGGAAATGGCAAACAAGCTGAAAGCTGTTTTGAGTGAGCATCCTGGAGGCACGGAAGTTCACGTTCGTTTGACGCAGCCGGGTCGTTCGGTGGTGATGCGTCTCGATGACACATTGCGCGTAGAGGCTACTCCTGCGTTGTTTGGTGATTTGAAGGCTTTGCTTGGGCCTTCTTGTCTTGGGTAGTTAAGAAGCTGCTTCGCCTCTGCTTACTTCTGGGGTTGTGTCATCCAGGACAGTGGCCACGCTGCGCGCCAATTGTCCTTGTTGAGCGACTGCTTGCCGGATGTTTGTATTGGGCTGAGTAGGCCGGGGCACAGTATTTGTTGAGGTTTTCCACCATCCTCGTGCCCGTCCTAACGCGGGTACGAGGATGGTGGTGAAGTAGGTTCGCCAGTCGAATCCGTGGAGATCGACTGCTGTTCCTCCGTTGGTGCGGTATTCGGCGAGTAAAACGCTGGTTACGGCCGCGTTGAACGCAGTAGAACTGTCGAGGTAGGGCCCAAAGGTTTCGTGATGCCGAAGATTGGTGGCCAGGTCAGCCCGTGTTGGTTTAGGTGCGCCGAAAAGACGGTTGCGCAGTTCGTTGCCAGTTTTTCTAAGTTGCTCTGTGAATTGTTGGCGACGTGTGGTCGGGGCAGGATCGGCGGCTTCAGTGTGTTCTTTTGGCCGACCGTGGGCTTGCAGCGCGGCATCCAGGTGTGTGAGAAGGGCGTCTAAACGCAGTGGTGCTGTTGTGCTAGTGGATTGGTGAAGATAGCGGGCTCTTCCTGGGCGTCCTGGTAGAGAGGCAGCTGCTCGGATGATGTCAACGACAGCGTCGACAGGGACGATGTCGAAGGTGGCTGTTGCGGGTGCTGGTTTCTCTTCTATGTCGCCGTGTATGTATGCCTTGATAAGTGGTTCGAGGGCGGTGGTGCCGCGGAACCATCCGGGGTGTGGGTGTACGGCAGCGCTGGCAAGCATGCTTGGGCGGACGATGGTGAGTTGGTTCCCTGCTCCTGCCCAGAGGTCTTCGGCTACGCGTTCTCCAAGCGCTTTTGTGTAGGTGTAGGCGTCTACCCAGCCTTCGCGGCGAGCGTAGGCACGTCCTGCCTGTGGGTCGCAGGCAAGGTCAGGTTTGCCGGCGATGTGCGTAATTTCTTCGCGCCAACGCAGGTCGTGGCGAACGGGCCCTTCGTAGGCGAGGGCTGTACGTCCTGCTTGGGTGTACGCGGATGAGATGTGGATGACATGCGGGGTTGCCCCGGTTGTTGCGAGTGCCCGATAGAGAGATTCGGTGCTTGCGACGTTAGCTTCGATGAGTGGGCCAAGAGGGTGTTCGAGGTGTGTGTCAGCGGCTGCGTGGATAACGAGGTCGATGTTTGTTGGAAGGGGTAGGTAACGAGGTGTGCGGGGGTCTATGTCGCGCAGGCTGCCTGGTAGGAGGGTAATGCGTTCACGTAGGGGTGTACGGGCTGTGCGTAGAGCGTCAAAGGCAGAGGTTCGCAGAGTGGTGAGGAGGCGTTCAGCGGCGGGCAGGTCGGCGTCGCGTACTAGAACTGAGATATGTGCGTCGCTTGTGCGGAGCCAGGATTCGAGTAGGGCGGTGCCTAGAAGTCCTGTGGCGCCGGTGATGAGCACGTGTGTGGGACGTGCTGGACCGTTGGTCACGGTGGCCTCTCTCGTGCGTGGTGGTGTTCGGTGCGTGGGGGCAGACTTCCAGTCGTCACGTGTGGTGCTTCGCTGAACCTGTTGTGTGATGCGCATGTGGTTGGCGGGCGTGACGAGTTGCGGTGGCTTGTTGCCCCCGGGTGCTGTTGCTGTGTTCTTCCCCCAGAGTTGATCTTATCGGGTGGTGGTGGGCGTGTTCATGCGGGTGTTGGGGAGAGGTCGTGGAAGGTGCTGGCGGGTTTGTAGAGTTAGGGCATGTCTGCATTGATGCCCCCTTGCCCTGTTCGTGGCGATCGTGTTCGTGTGGTGCACGGGGATGCTGTTGCTGATCCGTATGCATGGATGGCCAATGTGGAGGATGCTCGTGTTATTGAGCATGTAGAGGCTGAGAATGCGTATGCAGAATCGGTTATGGCTGATTTGGGTCCGTTGCGTGAATCGATTGTTTCGGAAATTCGTTCGCGTACGCAGGAAACTGACATGTCGGTTCCTGTGAGTTATCGGGGTTGGTGGTATTTCTCACGGACGGTTGAGGGCGGCCAATATGGAATTGCTTGTCGTGTTCCGGATGTTGATGGTGAGCGTCCTGAGGTAGGGGTAGAGACGTTGCCTGAAGAGCAAGTGCTACTTGATGGCAATGTTGAGGCCGGGGATGCGGAGTTTTTCACTGTTGGTTCGCAGGTTGTGAGCTCTTCGGGTGAGTTGTACGCGTATTTGGTGGATTTGACGGGCGATGAGCGTTTTGATCTGCGGATTCGTCGTATTTGTGATGGCCAGGTGGTTGATGATGTGGTCCGTGGGGTGGGGTATGGGCTGGTGTGGTCCAGCGATGACCGGTTTGTGTTTTACACGCGGGTGGATGATGCGTGGCGTCCGTGTGAGGTGTGGCGTCACGAGGTGGGGTCTTCTGCTGAGAATGATGTACGTGTTTTTGTGGAAGAAGATGAGCGTTTTTGGGTGGGAATTAGCGATTCGTCGGATGAGCGTTTTCTTGTGATTTCTTCGGGATCGAAGAATACGAGTGAGACGCATTTGCTGGAGTTGGGTGACCCGTGTGGTGATTTGAGGTGCGTTGCTCCACGTATTGAAGGTGTGGAGTATGACGTGGAGCCTGCGGGGGACGTCATGTTTGTTACGCATAATGCGAACAATGCTGACTTTGAGGTGGCGTTTGCTCCGGTGGAATCGTCTTCACGGGAGGATTGGGTGAGGTGGTTGGAGCCTGCCAAGGATGAGCGGGTTGTTGGGGTGAGTGCGTTTGCGCGTGATGTGGTGGTGGCGGTGCGCTCAGGTGGATTTACGCAGTTGAGGGTGGTGCGCCGGTTGGGTGTTCTCGATGGTATAGAGGCTCCGGCTGGGCAGGAGTCATGGTTGCCTGGAGCGTGGCGGAGTGATCCGTGGCAGATTCCTACGGACGAGGTTTCGCATACGATTGGTTTGTGGTCTAACCCGGATTACGAAACGTCTGAGTTGTTGTATTCCTATGAAACGCTTGTGACGCCACCGAGTGTTGTTTCGTTGGATCTTGGGTCGCGTCATCGGGTGACGTTGAAGACCAGGCCTGTTCTTGGTGGTTTTGATCAGGCGGATTATGTGAGTCGTTCAGTGATGGCTGTGGCAGCTGATGGTACGCAGGTGCCGATGTCGTTGGTTGCGCGAGCGGATACTCCGTTGGATGGCACGGCTCCAGGGGTTTTGTATGCCTATGGTGCGTATGAAGTGAGTTTGGATCCGTGGTTTTCTGTGCCGCGTTTGTCCTTGTTGGATCGTGGGGTGGTGTGGGCTGTTGCTCACGTGCGTGGTGGCGGTGAGTTGGGACGTTCTTGGTATGAGCAGGGGCGGCTTTGCAACAAGGCGAATACGTTCTCTGATGTAGTGGCGTGTGCGGATGCTTTGGTTGAGGGTGGGTTTGTTGCTCCGGGTCGTTTGGCTTTGGAAGGTGGGTCTGCAGGTGGTTTGACGGTGGGGGCTGCGGTGAATTTGGCTCCGGAGAAGTTTGCTGTGGTGCATGCGGCGGTTCCGTTTGTGGATGCGCTTAATACGATTCTTGATCCCTCATTGCCGTTGACGGTGACGGAGTGGGAGGAGTGGGGGAACCCTCTGCATGATGCGGATGTGTATGCCTATATGAAGGCATATACCCCTTATGAAAATGTGCGGCCTGTGTGTTATCCGGCTGTGTTGGCGACGACGAGTTTGAATGACACGAGGGTTTCGTTTGCTGAGCCGGCGAAGTGGGTGGCCCGGTTGCGTGAGGTGGCGACGAATGGGCAGGACCGCCCGATTCTTCTTGTGACTGAGATGGTGGCAGGTCATGGGGGGCGTAGTGGTCGCTATAAGGCGTGGGAGCAGTATGCGCGTGAGGAGTCGTTTGTTTTGGCGCAGTTGGGGGCTACTGAGCGCGTAGCGCGTGGGTAGGTAGTTCCACTCTAGGTACCCGCTATCGAAAGCAGGTGAAGTCGTGAGCAGCGACAACAAGAAGCCCACCGAAGTGAGCCTCGAAGATGTTCGGAGTGAAGACAGGGCTCCAGTGGCTACAAAACCGGTAGGGCATGACGGAGCTCGT
Proteins encoded:
- a CDS encoding SDR family oxidoreductase, with the protein product MTNGPARPTHVLITGATGLLGTALLESWLRTSDAHISVLVRDADLPAAERLLTTLRTSAFDALRTARTPLRERITLLPGSLRDIDPRTPRYLPLPTNIDLVIHAAADTHLEHPLGPLIEANVASTESLYRALATTGATPHVIHISSAYTQAGRTALAYEGPVRHDLRWREEITHIAGKPDLACDPQAGRAYARREGWVDAYTYTKALGERVAEDLWAGAGNQLTIVRPSMLASAAVHPHPGWFRGTTALEPLIKAYIHGDIEEKPAPATATFDIVPVDAVVDIIRAAASLPGRPGRARYLHQSTSTTAPLRLDALLTHLDAALQAHGRPKEHTEAADPAPTTRRQQFTEQLRKTGNELRNRLFGAPKPTRADLATNLRHHETFGPYLDSSTAFNAAVTSVLLAEYRTNGGTAVDLHGFDWRTYFTTILVPALGRARGWWKTSTNTVPRPTQPNTNIRQAVAQQGQLARSVATVLDDTTPEVSRGEAAS
- a CDS encoding S9 family peptidase, yielding MSALMPPCPVRGDRVRVVHGDAVADPYAWMANVEDARVIEHVEAENAYAESVMADLGPLRESIVSEIRSRTQETDMSVPVSYRGWWYFSRTVEGGQYGIACRVPDVDGERPEVGVETLPEEQVLLDGNVEAGDAEFFTVGSQVVSSSGELYAYLVDLTGDERFDLRIRRICDGQVVDDVVRGVGYGLVWSSDDRFVFYTRVDDAWRPCEVWRHEVGSSAENDVRVFVEEDERFWVGISDSSDERFLVISSGSKNTSETHLLELGDPCGDLRCVAPRIEGVEYDVEPAGDVMFVTHNANNADFEVAFAPVESSSREDWVRWLEPAKDERVVGVSAFARDVVVAVRSGGFTQLRVVRRLGVLDGIEAPAGQESWLPGAWRSDPWQIPTDEVSHTIGLWSNPDYETSELLYSYETLVTPPSVVSLDLGSRHRVTLKTRPVLGGFDQADYVSRSVMAVAADGTQVPMSLVARADTPLDGTAPGVLYAYGAYEVSLDPWFSVPRLSLLDRGVVWAVAHVRGGGELGRSWYEQGRLCNKANTFSDVVACADALVEGGFVAPGRLALEGGSAGGLTVGAAVNLAPEKFAVVHAAVPFVDALNTILDPSLPLTVTEWEEWGNPLHDADVYAYMKAYTPYENVRPVCYPAVLATTSLNDTRVSFAEPAKWVARLREVATNGQDRPILLVTEMVAGHGGRSGRYKAWEQYAREESFVLAQLGATERVARG
- the dnaE gene encoding DNA polymerase III subunit alpha is translated as MLDGAAKIDDLFAAAKKMGMPAVATTDHGYIFGAYEFWKKSKKHDVRPVIGIEAYVTPGTQRADKTRVKFGPGGRDDVSGSGAYTHMTMWAPTNDSLLNLFRMCSIASIEGHYFKPRMDRDLLEQYGKGIIATTGCPSGEVQTRLRLGQYEEAKQAASDFRDIFGPENYFCELMDHGLDIERRVQRDLLRLARELNLPLVATNDLHYTHAEDAKAHAALLCVQSGSTLMDPNRFKFDADEFYLKSPAQMRHLWRELPEACDNTLAIAERCEVSFTEGEGRFMPKYPCPPGEDETSWFIKEVETGLRERFPDGVPEYARKQAEYEEEVIIGKGYAGYFLVVADYIKWAKNNGIRVGPGRGSGAGSMCAYAMKITDLDPYEHGLIFERFLNPERKSMPDFDVDFDDRRRPEVIKYVTEKYGTERVAMIVTYGTIKAKQAVKDAGRVMGFPFALGEKLTKAMPPDIMGKGVPLSGLYDPEHKRYAEGQDFREVVEADPNAQEVVETARGIEGLKRQWGVHAAGVIMSSEPLIDVIPIMKREQDGQIITQFDYPTCETLGLVKMDFLGLRNLTILDDALENVKMNRGEEVDLDALRRDPTDKATYDLLTRGDTLGVFQFDSTGYRSLLRLMRPDNFEDISALGALYRPGPMGANAHTNYALRKNKQQEVEYPHPELAEALEPILGDTYGLIIYQEQVMAIAQRLAGYTLGSADLLRRAMGKKKKEVLDAEFPAFEKGMLDSGFSKKSIQTLWDVLVPFSNYAFNKAHSAAYGVVSYWTAYLKAHYPAEYMAALLTSVRENKDKSALYLNECRHMGIKVLPPDVNASVEKFAAVGEDIRFGLSAIRNVGGPVVEGIINSREEKGEFTSFSDFLGKVPSVVCNKRTVESLIKSGAFDSMGNARSGLVSVHEQYVDALVDVKRKEAVGQDSLFGAFGDEADESVGMMSALPAIPDKEWDKKTLLSFEREMLGLYVSDHPLYGLEHILAKHADTSIASLLVEEGGRGDGATVTIAGLITNLSLKRTKNGDLWAIVQLEDLDGGIDCLFFPKTYQTVSTMLATDVVCAVRGRVNRRDDQVSIYAQDLIIPDLTDGGARGPVMVSIPLARATVEMANKLKAVLSEHPGGTEVHVRLTQPGRSVVMRLDDTLRVEATPALFGDLKALLGPSCLG